The nucleotide sequence CGTACCCGATCCGCAGTTGCTGCTCGACCAGATCCAGTCCGGTAATCTCTTCCGTCACCGGATGTTCCACCTGCAGCCGCGTGTTCATTTCCAGGAAGTAAAAATTCTTGTCCGTATCCACCAGAAACTCAATCGTTCCGGCGTTCGAGTAGCCCAGCGATTTTGCCGCCCTGACGGCCGCTTCCCCCATCTTCGCCCGGGTAGCTTCATCGAGGAACGGAGACGGCGCTTCCTCCACCACTTTCTGATGGCGGCGCTGGATCGAACATTCGCGCTCCCATAGATAGACCGTGTTGCCTTGCTTGTCAGCCAGAATCTGAATCTCGATATGGCGCGGATTCTCGATATACTTCTCGACATACATCGCCCCGTCGCCGAAAAAGTCGGTCGCCCGCTTCTGGTTGCCAGCATACGCCTTGCGCAGCTCTTCCTCAGTGCGCACCACCTGCATGCCGATACCGCCGCCCCCCGCCGACGCTTTCAGCATCACCGGATAGCCCATTTCGTTCGCGACGCGAACCGCTTCCTCCACATCGGCCAGCGGGTGCATAATCCCCGGCACCACCGGCACGCCGACTGCTTCCATCGCCTTGCGCGATTCGATTTTGCTGCCCATGCGGGCGATCACTTCCGGCGACGGACCGATAAAGACGATTCCGGCCTCTTCGCAGCGGCGGGCGAACTCCGCATTCTCGGATAGCAGCCCGTAACCCGGATGAACCGCCTCCGCTCC is from Effusibacillus pohliae DSM 22757 and encodes:
- a CDS encoding acetyl-CoA carboxylase biotin carboxylase subunit; translation: MFKKILIANRGEIAARVIRTCRALNIRTVGIYSEADAQAPHVKMADEAYLVGGPRVNESYLNIDKILEVAKQTGAEAVHPGYGLLSENAEFARRCEEAGIVFIGPSPEVIARMGSKIESRKAMEAVGVPVVPGIMHPLADVEEAVRVANEMGYPVMLKASAGGGGIGMQVVRTEEELRKAYAGNQKRATDFFGDGAMYVEKYIENPRHIEIQILADKQGNTVYLWERECSIQRRHQKVVEEAPSPFLDEATRAKMGEAAVRAAKSLGYSNAGTIEFLVDTDKNFYFLEMNTRLQVEHPVTEEITGLDLVEQQLRIGYGEPLGFTQADVKREGHAIEVRIYAEDPKTFFPSPGTITRFVKPEGPGIRHELGVSERSVVTPFYDPMIAKLVVKGSTRDEAIDRLQAALAGYEVDGIKTNIPMLREVVAHPAFRAGDTTTGFVAQHLQGKK